In the Acomys russatus chromosome 13, mAcoRus1.1, whole genome shotgun sequence genome, one interval contains:
- the LOC127197564 gene encoding histone H4: protein MSGRGKGGKGLGKGGAKRHRKVLRDNIQGITKPAIRRLARRGGVKRISGLIYEETRGVLKVFLENVIRDAVTYTEHAKRKTVTAMDVVYALKRQGRTLYGFGG from the coding sequence ATGTCTGGACGTGGCAAAGGCGGCAAAGGCCTGGGAAAAGGTGGCGCCAAGCGACACCGCAAGGTTCTGCGGGACAACATCCAGGGCATAACCAAGCCCGCTATCCGGCGATTGGCTCGGCGCGGCGGCGTCAAGCGCATCTCCGGGCTCATCTATGAGGAAACTCGCGGTGTCCTCAAGGTGTTCCTGGAAAATGTGATCCGTGACGCCGTCACCTACACCGAGCACGCCAAGCGCAAGACGGTCACGGCCATGGACGTGGTCTACGCGCTCAAGCGCCAGGGCCGCACTCTCTACGGCTTTGGCGGCTAA
- the LOC127197731 gene encoding proline-rich protein 2-like translates to MYTSRTSPQVDPKPHQPSGGPQAAPALRWTPSRTSPQVDPKPHQPPGGPQAAPALRWTPSRTSPQVDPKLHQPSGGPQAAPALRWTPSRTSPQMDPKPHQPPDGPQAAPALRWTPSRTSPQVDPKPHQPSRGPQAAPAPRWTPSRTSPQVDPKPHQPSGGPQAAPAPRWTPSRTSPQVDPKPHQPPDGPQAAPAPRWTPSRTSPQVDPKPHQPPDGPQAAPALRWTPSRTSPQMDPKPHQPSRGPQAAPALTWTPSHTSPQMDPKPHQPSDGPQMLSGH, encoded by the exons ATGTACACCAG CCGCACCAGCCCCCAGGTGGACCCCAAGCCGCACCAGCCCTCAGGTGGACCCCAAGCCGCACCAGCCCTCAGGTGGACCCCAAGCCGCACCAGCCCTCAGGTGGACCCCAAGCCGCACCAGCCCCCAGGTGGACCCCAAGCCGCACCAGCCCTCAGGTGGACCCCAAGCCGCACCAGCCCTCAGGTGGACCCCAAGCTGCACCAGCCCTCAGGTGGACCCCAAGCCGCACCAGCCCTCAGGTGGACCCCAAGCCGCACCAGCCCCCAGATGGACCCCAAGCCGCACCAGCCCCCAGATGGACCCCAAGCCGCACCAGCCCTCAGGTGGACCCCAAGCCGCACCAGCCCTCAGGTGGACCCCAAGCCGCACCAGCCCTCACGTGGACCCCAAGCCGCACCAGCCCCCAGATGGACCCCAAGCCGCACCAGCCCTCAGGTGGACCCCAAGCCGCACCAGCCCTCAGGTGGACCCCAAGCCGCACCAGCCCCCAGATGGACCCCAAGCCGCACCAGCCCTCAGGTGGACCCCAAGCCACACCAGCCCCCAGATGGACCCCAAGCCGCACCAGCCCCCAGATGGACCCCAAGCCGCACCAGCCCTCAGGTGGACCCCAAGCCGCACCAGCCCCCAGATGGACCCCAAGCCGCACCAGCCCTCAGGTGGACCCCAAGCCGCACCAGCCCCCAGATGGACCCCAAGCCGCACCAGCCCTCACGTGGACCCCAAGCCGCACCAGCCCTCACATGGACCCCAAGCCATACCAGCCCCCAGATGGACCCCAAGCCGCACCAGCCCTCAGATGGACCCCAGATGCTCTCGGGCCACTGA
- the LOC127197562 gene encoding histone H2A.J, whose product MSGRGKQGGKVRAKAKSRSSRAGLQFPVGRVHRLLRKGNYAERVGAGAPVYLAAVLEYLTAEILELAGNAARDNKKTRIIPRHLQLAIRNDEELNKLLGRVTIAQGGVLPNIQAVLLPKKTESQKVKSK is encoded by the coding sequence ATGTCCGGGCGAGGCAAGCAGGGCGGCAAGGTGCGCGCCAAGGCCAAATCGCGTTCGTCGCGCGCGGGCCTGCAGTTCCCCGTGGGCCGCGTTCACCGGCTGCTGCGCAAGGGCAACTACGCGGAGCGCGTGGGCGCAGGGGCGCCCGTGTACCTGGCGGCGGTGTTGGAGTACCTGACGGCGGAGATCCTGGAGCTGGCGGGCAACGCGGCGCGCGACAACAAGAAGACGCGCATCATCCCGCGCCACCTGCAGCTGGCCATCCGCAACGACGAGGAGCTCAACAAGCTGCTGGGCCGCGTGACCATCGCGCAGGGTGGCGTCCTGCCCAACATCCAGGCGGTGCTGCTGCCCAAGAAGACGGAGAGCCAGAAAGTGAAGAGCAAGTGA